The following are encoded in a window of Brachyhypopomus gauderio isolate BG-103 chromosome 18, BGAUD_0.2, whole genome shotgun sequence genomic DNA:
- the pacs1a gene encoding phosphofurin acidic cluster sorting protein 1a isoform X2, which translates to MSDRGGLQRTGVPSPLLQPFKSVTTSSSRPVQMNLFATWEIDRSSPSCVPRLLSLTLKKLVMLKELDRDLTSVVIAVKLQGSKRILRSNEILLPCPGLSETDLQLTFSLQYPHFLKRDANRLQVMLQRRKRYKNRTILGYKTLALGLINMAEVMQHPTEGAQVLGLHTTVKDMAVPVAEIRVFSLSSQPIDPEGPKAKVSDRSPDIDNYSEEDEESYSSEQDGSDDPLHGQYLYDDEDEVRKKKPRRKLTSTASITRANQPNIKQKFVALLKRFKVSDEVGFGLEHVSQEQIRDVEEDLDELYDSLEMYNPSDSGPDMEETDSILSTPKPKLPPFFEGISQSSSQTEFGTLYSRRNLGRHTLSPREQTASGKIQRTSSAHLDDAFSETDTPEMNEMEVVGEGTPSITVSVVERPRTPQRSSSQNMPSPRLDGGHTSKHKRGTPMKERQLSRPLSERTNSSDSERSPEFSLTPQMPRKIVYDQLNQILVSDTTLPDSLILINGRDWQGQYVAELLQAQKQAVVCTCSGAEIQAVLSGLLTRIQKFCNCNSVMPKPVKVVAVGGQSYLGAILRFFVSQLANKMSDWLSHIRFLVVPLGSHPVAKHLGSLDNRYSSAFLDSSWREFFSGPDSTQPGSLCAEGVDVAGRICQYISGASVTHQLPIAEAMLTCKNKTQDDDSCQIFVPFVGVVKVGLIEPGPGPTVGECEEGLSLSLVVPSTSPPVHALSAGMMKDSVTPPPSPSLSSGLTVLGSPILSHGVDAIGLQVDYWVVDKRKDGERRDTKNTLKSVFRSLQVSRLPSAASGDLQSNSSTMAMTVVTKEKNKKVPTIFLGKKPKERDTESKSQVIEGITRLICSAKQQQTSLRVSVDGMEWNDVKFFQLASQWPTHVKYLPVGLFGYSKVTT; encoded by the exons ATGTCAGATCGAGGAGGACTCCAGCGAACGGGGGTTCCGTCTCCCCTCCTGCAGCCTTTCAAGTCGGTCACGACTTCTTCGAGTCGCCCGGTTCAAATGAACCTGTTCGCGACGTGGGAGATCGATCGCTCCTCTCCAAGTTGCGTGCCGAG ACTTCTCAGTCTAACTCTTAAGAAACTCGTGATGTTAAAAGAGCTCGACAGAGACCTGACTTCAGTGGTTATTGCTGTCAAGCTTCAG GGTTCAAAGCGTATTTTGCGTTCTAATGAAATCCTGCTGCCGTGTCCTGGACTCTCAGAGACTGATCTGCAGCTCACATTCTCCTTACAG TATCCACACTTTTTGAAAAGGGATGCCAACCGGCTGCAGGTAATGCTTCAGCGCAGGAAGAGATACAAGAACCGCACGATCCTGGGCTACAAGACGTTAGCACTGGGCCTGATTAACATGGCAGAG GTGATGCAGCATCCTACTGAGGGTGCCCAGGTGCTGGGCCTGCACACAACAGTGAAGGACATGGCCGTACCTGTGGCTGAGATCAGGGTTTTCTCTCTGTCCAGTCAGCCTATAGACCCAGAAGGACCAAAGGCCAAGGTGTCTG ATCGTTCGCCTGACATCGATAACTATTCcgaagaggatgaggagagcTACTCATCTGAGCAAGATGGCAGTGATGACCCTCTCCATGGACAG TACCTttatgatgatgaggatgaagTAAGGAAGAAGAAGCCTCGTCGTAAACTTACCTCCACAGCCTCCATTACAAGAGCTAAT CAGCCCAACATCAAGCAGAAATTTGTGGCATTGCTGAAAAGGTTCAAGGTTTCAGATGAG GTGGGCTTTGGCTTGGAGCATGTGTCTCAGGAACAGATACGGGACGTGGAGGAAGACCTGGACGAGCTGTATGACAGTCTGGAGATGTACAATCCTAGTGACAGTGGACCGGATATGGAGGAGACCGACAGCATCCTCAGCACGCCCAAGCCCAAACTCCC GCCTTTCTTCGAGGGCATATCTCAGTCCAGCTCCCAGACCGAGTTTGGCACTCTATACAGCAGACGCAATCTGGGCAGACACACACTGAGTCCT AGAGAACAGACAGCATCTGGTAAAATCCAGCGCACCAGCAGTGCACACCTGGACGATGCCTTCTCCGAGACAGACACACCA GAGATGAATGAGATGGAGGTTGTGGGTGAAGGGACGCCCAGTATCACCGTGTCGGTTGTGGAGAGACCACGCACACCACAGCGGAGCAGCAGCCAGAACATGCCCTCCCCGAG GCTGGATGGGGGACACACCTCTAAACACAAGCGTGGGACTCCCATGAAGGAGAGGCAGCTGTCCAGGCCCCTCAGCGAGCGCACCAACAGCTCGGACAGTGAGCGCTCTCCGGAGTTCAGCCTCACTCCGCAG ATGCCTAGGAAGATAGTGTATGACCAGCTGAACCAGATCCTGGTGTCGGACACCACCCTGCCTGACAGTCTCATCCTCATTAATGGCCGTGACTGGCAAGGACAG tatgtggcCGAGCTCCTGCAGGCACAGAAGCAGGCAGTGGTGTGTACCTGCTCAGGAGCAGAGATCCAGGCCGTGCTCTCCGGCCTGCTCACTCGCATTCAGAAATT CTGCAACTGTAACTCGGTCATGCCCAAGCCAGTGAAGGTGGTGGCCGTGGGGGGGCAGAGCTACCTGGGAGCCATTTTACGCTTCTTCGTCTCTCAGCTTGCCAACAAGATGTCCGATTGGTTGAGCCACATCAGATTTCTAGTGGTACCACTAG gtTCCCACCCCGTGGCTAAGCATCTGGGCTCGCTTGATAACCGCTATAGCTCAGCTTTCCTGGACAGTTCCTGGCGGGAGTTCTTCAGTGGGCCAGACTCCACTCAGCCAG GCTCGTTGTGTGCAGAGGGGGTGGACGTAGCAGGACGCATCTGTCAGTACATCAGCGGGGCCTCAGTCACTCACCAGCTGCCTATAGCTGAGGCAATGCTCACCTGCAAGAACAAAAC ACAAGATGATGATTCCTGCCAAATTTTTGTCCCATTTGTGGGT GTGGTTAAAGTTGGTTTGATTGAACCTGGGCCTGGACCTACAG TTGGAGAGTGTGAAGAGGGACTTTCTTTGAGTCTGGTAGTTCCATCCACATCTCCTCCAGTTCACGCATTATCTGCAGGCATGATGAAAGATTCTGTCACCCCACCCCCTTCTCCATCCCTCAGTAGTGGTTTGACTGTTCTCGG GAGTCCCATCTTGTCTCACGGCGTGGACGCCATAGGCCTGCAGGTGGATTACTGGGTGGTTGACAAGCGTAAAGACGGTGAGAGGCGGGACACTAAGAACACCCTCAAGAGTGTGTTTAGGTCCCTGCAGGTCAGCCGTCTGCCCAGCGCTGCCTCTGGAGATCTTCAGTCCAACTCCTCCACCATGGCTATGACTGTGGTTACAAAGGAGAAGAACAAGAAAG TCCCCACTATCTTTCTGGGGAAGAAGCCAAAGGAGAGAGACACGGAGTCGAAGAGCCAGGTGATCGAGGGTATCACCAGACTCATCTGTTCTGCTAAGCAACAGCAGACAAGCCTGCGAG TATCTGTGGATGGGATGGAGTGGAATGATGTGAAGTTTTTCCAGCTGGCGTCTCAATGGCCCACTCATGTGAAGTACCTTCCTGTGGGTTTGTTTGGATACAGCAAAGTCACCACCTAG
- the pacs1a gene encoding phosphofurin acidic cluster sorting protein 1a isoform X3 — MSDRGGLQRTGVPSPLLQPFKSVTTSSSRPVQMNLFATWEIDRSSPSCVPRLLSLTLKKLVMLKELDRDLTSVVIAVKLQGSKRILRSNEILLPCPGLSETDLQLTFSLQYPHFLKRDANRLQVMLQRRKRYKNRTILGYKTLALGLINMAEVMQHPTEGAQVLGLHTTVKDMAVPVAEIRVFSLSSQPIDPEGPKAKVSDRSPDIDNYSEEDEESYSSEQDGSDDPLHGQYLYDDEDEVRKKKPRRKLTSTASITRANPNIKQKFVALLKRFKVSDEVGFGLEHVSQEQIRDVEEDLDELYDSLEMYNPSDSGPDMEETDSILSTPKPKLPPFFEGISQSSSQTEFGTLYSRRNLGRHTLSPQREQTASGKIQRTSSAHLDDAFSETDTPEMNEMEVVGEGTPSITVSVVERPRTPQRSSSQNMPSPRLDGGHTSKHKRGTPMKERQLSRPLSERTNSSDSERSPEFSLTPQMPRKIVYDQLNQILVSDTTLPDSLILINGRDWQGQYVAELLQAQKQAVVCTCSGAEIQAVLSGLLTRIQKFCNCNSVMPKPVKVVAVGGQSYLGAILRFFVSQLANKMSDWLSHIRFLVVPLGSHPVAKHLGSLDNRYSSAFLDSSWREFFSGPDSTQPGSLCAEGVDVAGRICQYISGASVTHQLPIAEAMLTCKNKTQDDDSCQIFVPFVGVVKVGLIEPGPGPTVGECEEGLSLSLVVPSTSPPVHALSAGMMKDSVTPPPSPSLSSGLTVLGSPILSHGVDAIGLQVDYWVVDKRKDGERRDTKNTLKSVFRSLQVSRLPSAASGDLQSNSSTMAMTVVTKEKNKKVPTIFLGKKPKERDTESKSQVIEGITRLICSAKQQQTSLRVSVDGMEWNDVKFFQLASQWPTHVKYLPVGLFGYSKVTT; from the exons ATGTCAGATCGAGGAGGACTCCAGCGAACGGGGGTTCCGTCTCCCCTCCTGCAGCCTTTCAAGTCGGTCACGACTTCTTCGAGTCGCCCGGTTCAAATGAACCTGTTCGCGACGTGGGAGATCGATCGCTCCTCTCCAAGTTGCGTGCCGAG ACTTCTCAGTCTAACTCTTAAGAAACTCGTGATGTTAAAAGAGCTCGACAGAGACCTGACTTCAGTGGTTATTGCTGTCAAGCTTCAG GGTTCAAAGCGTATTTTGCGTTCTAATGAAATCCTGCTGCCGTGTCCTGGACTCTCAGAGACTGATCTGCAGCTCACATTCTCCTTACAG TATCCACACTTTTTGAAAAGGGATGCCAACCGGCTGCAGGTAATGCTTCAGCGCAGGAAGAGATACAAGAACCGCACGATCCTGGGCTACAAGACGTTAGCACTGGGCCTGATTAACATGGCAGAG GTGATGCAGCATCCTACTGAGGGTGCCCAGGTGCTGGGCCTGCACACAACAGTGAAGGACATGGCCGTACCTGTGGCTGAGATCAGGGTTTTCTCTCTGTCCAGTCAGCCTATAGACCCAGAAGGACCAAAGGCCAAGGTGTCTG ATCGTTCGCCTGACATCGATAACTATTCcgaagaggatgaggagagcTACTCATCTGAGCAAGATGGCAGTGATGACCCTCTCCATGGACAG TACCTttatgatgatgaggatgaagTAAGGAAGAAGAAGCCTCGTCGTAAACTTACCTCCACAGCCTCCATTACAAGAGCTAAT CCCAACATCAAGCAGAAATTTGTGGCATTGCTGAAAAGGTTCAAGGTTTCAGATGAG GTGGGCTTTGGCTTGGAGCATGTGTCTCAGGAACAGATACGGGACGTGGAGGAAGACCTGGACGAGCTGTATGACAGTCTGGAGATGTACAATCCTAGTGACAGTGGACCGGATATGGAGGAGACCGACAGCATCCTCAGCACGCCCAAGCCCAAACTCCC GCCTTTCTTCGAGGGCATATCTCAGTCCAGCTCCCAGACCGAGTTTGGCACTCTATACAGCAGACGCAATCTGGGCAGACACACACTGAGTCCT CAGAGAGAACAGACAGCATCTGGTAAAATCCAGCGCACCAGCAGTGCACACCTGGACGATGCCTTCTCCGAGACAGACACACCA GAGATGAATGAGATGGAGGTTGTGGGTGAAGGGACGCCCAGTATCACCGTGTCGGTTGTGGAGAGACCACGCACACCACAGCGGAGCAGCAGCCAGAACATGCCCTCCCCGAG GCTGGATGGGGGACACACCTCTAAACACAAGCGTGGGACTCCCATGAAGGAGAGGCAGCTGTCCAGGCCCCTCAGCGAGCGCACCAACAGCTCGGACAGTGAGCGCTCTCCGGAGTTCAGCCTCACTCCGCAG ATGCCTAGGAAGATAGTGTATGACCAGCTGAACCAGATCCTGGTGTCGGACACCACCCTGCCTGACAGTCTCATCCTCATTAATGGCCGTGACTGGCAAGGACAG tatgtggcCGAGCTCCTGCAGGCACAGAAGCAGGCAGTGGTGTGTACCTGCTCAGGAGCAGAGATCCAGGCCGTGCTCTCCGGCCTGCTCACTCGCATTCAGAAATT CTGCAACTGTAACTCGGTCATGCCCAAGCCAGTGAAGGTGGTGGCCGTGGGGGGGCAGAGCTACCTGGGAGCCATTTTACGCTTCTTCGTCTCTCAGCTTGCCAACAAGATGTCCGATTGGTTGAGCCACATCAGATTTCTAGTGGTACCACTAG gtTCCCACCCCGTGGCTAAGCATCTGGGCTCGCTTGATAACCGCTATAGCTCAGCTTTCCTGGACAGTTCCTGGCGGGAGTTCTTCAGTGGGCCAGACTCCACTCAGCCAG GCTCGTTGTGTGCAGAGGGGGTGGACGTAGCAGGACGCATCTGTCAGTACATCAGCGGGGCCTCAGTCACTCACCAGCTGCCTATAGCTGAGGCAATGCTCACCTGCAAGAACAAAAC ACAAGATGATGATTCCTGCCAAATTTTTGTCCCATTTGTGGGT GTGGTTAAAGTTGGTTTGATTGAACCTGGGCCTGGACCTACAG TTGGAGAGTGTGAAGAGGGACTTTCTTTGAGTCTGGTAGTTCCATCCACATCTCCTCCAGTTCACGCATTATCTGCAGGCATGATGAAAGATTCTGTCACCCCACCCCCTTCTCCATCCCTCAGTAGTGGTTTGACTGTTCTCGG GAGTCCCATCTTGTCTCACGGCGTGGACGCCATAGGCCTGCAGGTGGATTACTGGGTGGTTGACAAGCGTAAAGACGGTGAGAGGCGGGACACTAAGAACACCCTCAAGAGTGTGTTTAGGTCCCTGCAGGTCAGCCGTCTGCCCAGCGCTGCCTCTGGAGATCTTCAGTCCAACTCCTCCACCATGGCTATGACTGTGGTTACAAAGGAGAAGAACAAGAAAG TCCCCACTATCTTTCTGGGGAAGAAGCCAAAGGAGAGAGACACGGAGTCGAAGAGCCAGGTGATCGAGGGTATCACCAGACTCATCTGTTCTGCTAAGCAACAGCAGACAAGCCTGCGAG TATCTGTGGATGGGATGGAGTGGAATGATGTGAAGTTTTTCCAGCTGGCGTCTCAATGGCCCACTCATGTGAAGTACCTTCCTGTGGGTTTGTTTGGATACAGCAAAGTCACCACCTAG
- the pacs1a gene encoding phosphofurin acidic cluster sorting protein 1a isoform X1: protein MSDRGGLQRTGVPSPLLQPFKSVTTSSSRPVQMNLFATWEIDRSSPSCVPRLLSLTLKKLVMLKELDRDLTSVVIAVKLQGSKRILRSNEILLPCPGLSETDLQLTFSLQYPHFLKRDANRLQVMLQRRKRYKNRTILGYKTLALGLINMAEVMQHPTEGAQVLGLHTTVKDMAVPVAEIRVFSLSSQPIDPEGPKAKVSDRSPDIDNYSEEDEESYSSEQDGSDDPLHGQYLYDDEDEVRKKKPRRKLTSTASITRANQPNIKQKFVALLKRFKVSDEVGFGLEHVSQEQIRDVEEDLDELYDSLEMYNPSDSGPDMEETDSILSTPKPKLPPFFEGISQSSSQTEFGTLYSRRNLGRHTLSPQREQTASGKIQRTSSAHLDDAFSETDTPEMNEMEVVGEGTPSITVSVVERPRTPQRSSSQNMPSPRLDGGHTSKHKRGTPMKERQLSRPLSERTNSSDSERSPEFSLTPQMPRKIVYDQLNQILVSDTTLPDSLILINGRDWQGQYVAELLQAQKQAVVCTCSGAEIQAVLSGLLTRIQKFCNCNSVMPKPVKVVAVGGQSYLGAILRFFVSQLANKMSDWLSHIRFLVVPLGSHPVAKHLGSLDNRYSSAFLDSSWREFFSGPDSTQPGSLCAEGVDVAGRICQYISGASVTHQLPIAEAMLTCKNKTQDDDSCQIFVPFVGVVKVGLIEPGPGPTVGECEEGLSLSLVVPSTSPPVHALSAGMMKDSVTPPPSPSLSSGLTVLGSPILSHGVDAIGLQVDYWVVDKRKDGERRDTKNTLKSVFRSLQVSRLPSAASGDLQSNSSTMAMTVVTKEKNKKVPTIFLGKKPKERDTESKSQVIEGITRLICSAKQQQTSLRVSVDGMEWNDVKFFQLASQWPTHVKYLPVGLFGYSKVTT, encoded by the exons ATGTCAGATCGAGGAGGACTCCAGCGAACGGGGGTTCCGTCTCCCCTCCTGCAGCCTTTCAAGTCGGTCACGACTTCTTCGAGTCGCCCGGTTCAAATGAACCTGTTCGCGACGTGGGAGATCGATCGCTCCTCTCCAAGTTGCGTGCCGAG ACTTCTCAGTCTAACTCTTAAGAAACTCGTGATGTTAAAAGAGCTCGACAGAGACCTGACTTCAGTGGTTATTGCTGTCAAGCTTCAG GGTTCAAAGCGTATTTTGCGTTCTAATGAAATCCTGCTGCCGTGTCCTGGACTCTCAGAGACTGATCTGCAGCTCACATTCTCCTTACAG TATCCACACTTTTTGAAAAGGGATGCCAACCGGCTGCAGGTAATGCTTCAGCGCAGGAAGAGATACAAGAACCGCACGATCCTGGGCTACAAGACGTTAGCACTGGGCCTGATTAACATGGCAGAG GTGATGCAGCATCCTACTGAGGGTGCCCAGGTGCTGGGCCTGCACACAACAGTGAAGGACATGGCCGTACCTGTGGCTGAGATCAGGGTTTTCTCTCTGTCCAGTCAGCCTATAGACCCAGAAGGACCAAAGGCCAAGGTGTCTG ATCGTTCGCCTGACATCGATAACTATTCcgaagaggatgaggagagcTACTCATCTGAGCAAGATGGCAGTGATGACCCTCTCCATGGACAG TACCTttatgatgatgaggatgaagTAAGGAAGAAGAAGCCTCGTCGTAAACTTACCTCCACAGCCTCCATTACAAGAGCTAAT CAGCCCAACATCAAGCAGAAATTTGTGGCATTGCTGAAAAGGTTCAAGGTTTCAGATGAG GTGGGCTTTGGCTTGGAGCATGTGTCTCAGGAACAGATACGGGACGTGGAGGAAGACCTGGACGAGCTGTATGACAGTCTGGAGATGTACAATCCTAGTGACAGTGGACCGGATATGGAGGAGACCGACAGCATCCTCAGCACGCCCAAGCCCAAACTCCC GCCTTTCTTCGAGGGCATATCTCAGTCCAGCTCCCAGACCGAGTTTGGCACTCTATACAGCAGACGCAATCTGGGCAGACACACACTGAGTCCT CAGAGAGAACAGACAGCATCTGGTAAAATCCAGCGCACCAGCAGTGCACACCTGGACGATGCCTTCTCCGAGACAGACACACCA GAGATGAATGAGATGGAGGTTGTGGGTGAAGGGACGCCCAGTATCACCGTGTCGGTTGTGGAGAGACCACGCACACCACAGCGGAGCAGCAGCCAGAACATGCCCTCCCCGAG GCTGGATGGGGGACACACCTCTAAACACAAGCGTGGGACTCCCATGAAGGAGAGGCAGCTGTCCAGGCCCCTCAGCGAGCGCACCAACAGCTCGGACAGTGAGCGCTCTCCGGAGTTCAGCCTCACTCCGCAG ATGCCTAGGAAGATAGTGTATGACCAGCTGAACCAGATCCTGGTGTCGGACACCACCCTGCCTGACAGTCTCATCCTCATTAATGGCCGTGACTGGCAAGGACAG tatgtggcCGAGCTCCTGCAGGCACAGAAGCAGGCAGTGGTGTGTACCTGCTCAGGAGCAGAGATCCAGGCCGTGCTCTCCGGCCTGCTCACTCGCATTCAGAAATT CTGCAACTGTAACTCGGTCATGCCCAAGCCAGTGAAGGTGGTGGCCGTGGGGGGGCAGAGCTACCTGGGAGCCATTTTACGCTTCTTCGTCTCTCAGCTTGCCAACAAGATGTCCGATTGGTTGAGCCACATCAGATTTCTAGTGGTACCACTAG gtTCCCACCCCGTGGCTAAGCATCTGGGCTCGCTTGATAACCGCTATAGCTCAGCTTTCCTGGACAGTTCCTGGCGGGAGTTCTTCAGTGGGCCAGACTCCACTCAGCCAG GCTCGTTGTGTGCAGAGGGGGTGGACGTAGCAGGACGCATCTGTCAGTACATCAGCGGGGCCTCAGTCACTCACCAGCTGCCTATAGCTGAGGCAATGCTCACCTGCAAGAACAAAAC ACAAGATGATGATTCCTGCCAAATTTTTGTCCCATTTGTGGGT GTGGTTAAAGTTGGTTTGATTGAACCTGGGCCTGGACCTACAG TTGGAGAGTGTGAAGAGGGACTTTCTTTGAGTCTGGTAGTTCCATCCACATCTCCTCCAGTTCACGCATTATCTGCAGGCATGATGAAAGATTCTGTCACCCCACCCCCTTCTCCATCCCTCAGTAGTGGTTTGACTGTTCTCGG GAGTCCCATCTTGTCTCACGGCGTGGACGCCATAGGCCTGCAGGTGGATTACTGGGTGGTTGACAAGCGTAAAGACGGTGAGAGGCGGGACACTAAGAACACCCTCAAGAGTGTGTTTAGGTCCCTGCAGGTCAGCCGTCTGCCCAGCGCTGCCTCTGGAGATCTTCAGTCCAACTCCTCCACCATGGCTATGACTGTGGTTACAAAGGAGAAGAACAAGAAAG TCCCCACTATCTTTCTGGGGAAGAAGCCAAAGGAGAGAGACACGGAGTCGAAGAGCCAGGTGATCGAGGGTATCACCAGACTCATCTGTTCTGCTAAGCAACAGCAGACAAGCCTGCGAG TATCTGTGGATGGGATGGAGTGGAATGATGTGAAGTTTTTCCAGCTGGCGTCTCAATGGCCCACTCATGTGAAGTACCTTCCTGTGGGTTTGTTTGGATACAGCAAAGTCACCACCTAG
- the LOC143481372 gene encoding immunoglobulin superfamily member 11, translated as MHYIWVQISLVHQVIMFHQGQVVESLAFAGRVEFVAMPWSADITLNDTRVSDAGIYRCVVSNPPETGDPGIDELTLRVLVPPSVPVCLWEGVTNVGGSVTLSCLVVQGVPAPHISWEKLDLDQMILPVIMEGELMGSAKIVNMSAQNSGVYRCTVMNPLGTENCFVNLSVSTAPDSSPGLLQGVLLTLSMALILLALLVLVLWLHRLAQESKWRHGCEVEGHGEIGHTPPLVRRSFV; from the exons ATGCACTATATTTGGGTACAAATTTCACTCGTCCACCAGGTGATAATGTTTCACCAAGGGCAAGTGGTTGAAAGCCTGGCCTTCGCTGGCAGGGTGGAGTTCGTTGCCATGCCCTGGAGCGCTGACATCACCCTGAATGACACACGGGTGTCTGATGCTGGCATCTACCGTTGTGTGGTGAGCAACCCTCCAGAGACGGGAGACCCTGGCATTGATGAACTGACCCTCCGTGTACTGG TGCCCCCCTCTGTGCCCGTGTGCCTGTGGGAGGGGGTCACTAATGTGGGGGGCAGCGTGACTCTGTCTTGCCTAGTGGTCCAGGGAGTGCCCGCTCCACATATCAGCTGGGAGAAGCTGGACCTAGACCAGATGATCCTTCCTGTCATCATGGAGG GGGAGCTGATGGGCTCAGCGAAAATTGTCAACATGTCCGCACAGAACTCCGGTGTGTATCGGTGCACCGTGATGAACCCTCTGGGCACTGAGAACTGCTTTGTGAATCTTTCAGTGTCCACAG CGCCGGACAGTTCTCCAGGTCTCCTGCAGGGGGTGCTACTGACACTATCTATGGCTCTGATTCTGCTGGCCCTCctggtgttggtgctgtggCTCCACCGCTTGGCTCAGGAGAGCAAATGGAGACATGGCTGTGAGGTGGAAGGCCACGGTGAGATCGGACACACGCCTCCTCTGGTCAGACGCTCCTTTGTCTAA